A single genomic interval of Sphingobacteriales bacterium harbors:
- a CDS encoding ABC transporter substrate-binding protein: MKTYRQKLLFVPALLSSAFLLLLFTACGGGNSSPSSGSTKTELKPANGGEVYYGGVLKFNELEYFRSIYPLNTGEVVGHRIGNQIYEGLLRLNQTDLSVVPCLAEKMPDISADGKTYTFTLRKGVKFHDDPCFADGKGRELKAADVVNWAKILHTPAPDNKGYDYFKGRIVGGDEFYKSGGKLPQGVSGVTAVDEYTVKIELTEPLGFFNVLLTMPYAYIFPEEARQKYGENMRIQAVGTGAFTLKTVKENDAVLLLKNPNYWDKDANGNQLPYLDGIRVSFVKEHMAEFREFTQGKFDFMYRIPLEIADEVTDRKGSLLSEYKKYQLQEAPSMQINYYGFLTSGKIFNNKKIRLAFNYAVDRQSLADNTMKGAAMPASYGFVPPVFAGYNHKTIKGYTFDAALARKLLSEAGYPEGKGFPEITLQINSGGKRNEQLAEAVVKMLEENLGVKTKITQLPFAQHLETHEAGKVDFWRAGWVADYPDPENFLTFLWGAHLPADPSKPTYLNTFRWKNAEFDRIFEQAIHTTDNAQRNALYEQADQIIVNDAPCLLLTYSKDQRLLQPNLRNYPQNAMEYRLFRDVYFVPQ; encoded by the coding sequence ATGAAAACATATCGGCAAAAACTTTTGTTTGTTCCCGCTTTGCTGTCATCGGCTTTTTTACTATTACTATTTACAGCGTGTGGCGGAGGTAATTCCTCCCCTTCATCAGGCTCAACTAAAACAGAACTTAAACCAGCCAATGGCGGAGAAGTTTATTACGGCGGCGTACTTAAATTTAATGAGTTAGAGTATTTTAGATCGATATACCCTTTGAATACCGGCGAGGTAGTAGGCCACCGGATAGGCAACCAAATTTACGAAGGATTATTGCGCCTAAACCAAACCGACCTAAGTGTAGTGCCTTGTTTGGCTGAAAAAATGCCCGATATTAGTGCCGATGGCAAAACTTATACATTTACGCTTCGCAAAGGGGTGAAATTTCATGACGACCCCTGTTTTGCCGATGGTAAGGGCCGCGAACTTAAAGCCGCCGATGTAGTAAACTGGGCTAAAATACTGCACACACCCGCCCCCGATAATAAAGGTTACGATTATTTTAAAGGCCGTATTGTAGGCGGCGATGAGTTCTATAAGTCCGGAGGTAAATTACCCCAAGGTGTCTCGGGGGTAACTGCTGTAGATGAATACACCGTTAAAATTGAATTAACCGAGCCATTGGGCTTTTTTAATGTATTGTTAACGATGCCTTATGCCTATATTTTTCCGGAAGAAGCCCGCCAAAAGTATGGTGAAAATATGCGTATTCAAGCCGTAGGCACCGGCGCTTTTACCCTTAAAACCGTTAAAGAAAACGACGCCGTTTTGCTGCTCAAAAATCCAAACTACTGGGATAAAGATGCCAATGGCAACCAATTACCCTATTTAGATGGCATACGTGTATCGTTTGTTAAAGAACACATGGCCGAGTTTAGAGAGTTTACGCAAGGAAAATTCGACTTCATGTACCGGATTCCCTTAGAAATTGCCGACGAAGTTACCGACCGCAAAGGCAGTTTATTATCCGAATACAAAAAATACCAACTGCAAGAAGCCCCCTCGATGCAAATTAATTACTATGGGTTTTTAACATCCGGAAAAATATTTAACAATAAAAAAATACGTCTGGCATTTAACTATGCCGTTGACCGCCAAAGTCTTGCCGACAACACCATGAAAGGAGCAGCTATGCCCGCTTCCTATGGCTTTGTACCGCCTGTATTTGCCGGCTATAACCACAAAACAATTAAAGGTTATACTTTCGATGCAGCCCTGGCCCGCAAATTGCTAAGCGAGGCAGGCTACCCCGAGGGGAAAGGTTTTCCCGAAATTACCCTGCAAATTAACAGCGGCGGTAAACGCAACGAGCAATTAGCCGAAGCAGTTGTAAAAATGCTAGAAGAAAACTTAGGCGTTAAAACAAAAATTACGCAACTGCCCTTTGCACAACATTTAGAAACTCACGAAGCCGGAAAAGTTGATTTTTGGCGCGCCGGATGGGTGGCCGATTACCCCGACCCCGAAAACTTTTTAACCTTTTTATGGGGCGCTCATTTACCCGCCGACCCCAGCAAACCCACGTACCTAAATACTTTTAGATGGAAAAATGCCGAATTTGACCGCATTTTTGAACAAGCCATCCACACCACTGACAACGCACAGCGAAACGCTTTGTACGAACAGGCCGACCAAATTATTGTAAACGACGCGCCTTGCCTGCTGCTAACCTACTCGAAAGACCAACGATTATTGCAGCCAAATTTACGCAACTACCCACAAAACGCAATGGAGTATAGGCTGTTCCGCGATGTTTATTTTGTGCCACAATAA
- a CDS encoding LexA family transcriptional regulator yields MISKNIKFIRKYKGQTQQEFADFIGIKRSSLGAYEEGRANPPYEVLLNIEKLVGISVDKLLKEDLSQTANEFFTGLMASTPPSSASVTPLAVNPAEQHTKLKTNSGVEVMVVTVDEKNKQNIELVETPAHAGYLQQYQSVEFIKSLPRFALPFLKTGTYRAFQIKGESMLPLPSGSIVVGEWVEQLIDIKDNTTYIVVSLEEGIVYKRVTKQIGPNGEVTHLQLVSDNREFAPYRIKSAEVQQIWKAKSFILNEEIETNRTENQMETVMNSILTLQNEVSHLRKIMDKK; encoded by the coding sequence ATGATTAGTAAAAACATTAAATTTATTCGCAAATACAAAGGTCAAACCCAACAAGAGTTTGCCGACTTTATTGGTATCAAACGGTCATCTTTAGGCGCTTACGAAGAAGGGCGCGCAAATCCACCCTACGAAGTACTCCTAAATATTGAAAAATTGGTAGGTATTTCGGTTGATAAATTATTAAAAGAAGACCTTAGCCAAACCGCCAACGAATTTTTTACCGGACTTATGGCTTCCACCCCACCAAGCTCGGCATCTGTAACGCCGTTAGCTGTCAATCCTGCCGAACAACACACCAAACTAAAAACAAACTCCGGCGTTGAGGTTATGGTGGTAACCGTTGATGAAAAAAATAAACAAAATATAGAGCTGGTTGAAACACCTGCCCATGCCGGCTACTTGCAACAATACCAAAGTGTTGAGTTTATTAAATCGCTGCCCCGTTTTGCCCTGCCATTTTTAAAAACAGGCACCTATCGGGCTTTTCAAATAAAAGGTGAGTCAATGCTGCCCTTGCCAAGCGGCTCTATCGTTGTTGGTGAGTGGGTCGAGCAGCTTATAGATATTAAAGACAATACAACCTATATAGTAGTTTCGCTTGAAGAAGGTATTGTATATAAACGGGTAACCAAACAAATTGGCCCCAACGGCGAGGTAACCCACCTGCAATTAGTAAGCGATAACCGCGAATTTGCGCCTTACCGCATAAAATCTGCCGAGGTGCAGCAAATTTGGAAGGCAAAAAGTTTTATCTTAAACGAAGAAATTGAAACAAACCGCACCGAAAACCAAATGGAAACGGTAATGAACAGTATTTTAACACTGCAAAACGAAGTGTCGCACTTGCGCAAAATAATGGATAAAAAGTAA
- a CDS encoding transglycosylase SLT domain-containing protein has translation MSQVLQPSNPLHPAVLGYKGIFFVISMVITTNLFSYWLFGGSASDYPTHYNPSDKLYLLSEASIYVDNVNHFENKIRDVADQLEIPAEWLMAVIYTESRFNAKAVNLKGSGATGLIQFMPTTARDFGTSTKELKDLDHIDQLDYVYKYLQNVRNKYGNFKSLTQLYLGILYPKALEEDNSCLTLFAKPAEAYRMNSGLDEDKDGVITVKDIDRRMKRIFPTAYMTEKDG, from the coding sequence ATGAGTCAAGTACTTCAACCCAGCAATCCTTTACATCCCGCCGTTTTAGGTTATAAAGGCATTTTTTTTGTTATCAGCATGGTTATTACCACTAATTTGTTTTCGTATTGGTTATTTGGCGGCTCGGCCAGCGACTACCCAACACACTATAACCCAAGCGATAAACTATATTTGTTAAGCGAAGCCAGTATATACGTTGATAATGTAAACCACTTTGAAAACAAAATACGCGATGTTGCCGACCAATTAGAAATCCCAGCCGAATGGTTAATGGCCGTAATTTATACCGAAAGCCGTTTTAATGCAAAAGCAGTTAATTTAAAAGGTAGTGGGGCAACAGGGCTTATACAATTTATGCCTACTACCGCCCGCGATTTTGGCACCTCTACAAAAGAACTGAAAGATTTAGACCACATTGACCAACTTGATTATGTGTATAAATATTTGCAAAATGTGCGCAATAAATACGGCAATTTTAAAAGTCTCACCCAATTATATTTAGGAATTTTATATCCTAAAGCTTTAGAAGAAGACAATTCGTGCCTAACCCTTTTTGCCAAACCTGCCGAAGCCTACCGCATGAACTCAGGCTTAGACGAGGATAAAGACGGAGTTATTACCGTTAAAGATATAGACCGCCGGATGAAACGCATTTTTCCTACGGCGTACATGACCGAAAAAGATGGCTAA
- a CDS encoding DUF445 domain-containing protein, protein MTNIDSDTTITENQNRLAEKQKKLQRIKFIATGLLIAMTIIFAVARFYKPQYPWLGYIAAFAEAAMIGALADWFAVVALFRHPLGLPIPHTDLIASNQKSIGQNLGHFVTSNFLSDETIDSRMANFSLSKNLIEWVSNDTNRQRLANELLRITPSLLNAFDEVQINDYLQGKIKKLINQADFSTITAELLEDLTTNTEHKHVLINTITKTLKNYLNDPENQDKITEIFQKYAPKYIPKFVDAMIAEQFINSVTALLTNVEKDKGHDLRLEFDEAIDNLVINLRKSDELREKMEVFKQRIIDSDAFTDYTDDIWSALKKQFNENLTSRAAEFEIKLSGWLLDYSHDLYENTLLQNRIDDWVREEIHHLLRTNRNWIAQHISLTVKNWDKREVADKLEMEVGKDLQFIRINGTLVGGLVGLLIYIIFELIH, encoded by the coding sequence ATGACAAATATAGATTCAGATACTACCATTACCGAAAATCAAAACCGCCTTGCCGAAAAGCAAAAAAAGTTGCAACGGATTAAATTCATAGCTACCGGATTATTAATTGCAATGACCATAATATTTGCGGTAGCTCGTTTTTATAAACCGCAGTACCCGTGGTTGGGCTATATTGCTGCGTTTGCCGAAGCAGCCATGATAGGTGCTTTAGCCGACTGGTTTGCCGTAGTAGCATTGTTTAGGCACCCCTTGGGTTTGCCCATACCACATACCGATTTAATAGCAAGTAATCAAAAAAGTATTGGGCAAAATTTAGGACATTTTGTAACCTCAAACTTTTTATCAGACGAAACAATTGATAGCCGGATGGCTAATTTTAGCCTTAGCAAAAACCTCATCGAATGGGTTAGCAACGACACAAACAGGCAACGTTTAGCAAACGAGTTATTGCGTATTACGCCGAGTTTATTAAATGCATTCGACGAAGTTCAAATTAACGACTACCTTCAAGGGAAAATCAAAAAATTAATAAACCAAGCTGATTTTTCTACTATAACTGCCGAACTGCTTGAAGATTTGACCACAAACACAGAACATAAACATGTTTTAATTAATACAATAACAAAAACGCTAAAAAATTACTTGAATGACCCTGAAAATCAAGACAAAATTACCGAAATTTTTCAAAAATATGCTCCAAAATATATTCCTAAATTTGTTGATGCAATGATTGCAGAACAATTTATAAACTCAGTAACAGCATTGTTAACAAACGTTGAAAAAGATAAAGGGCACGATTTGAGGTTGGAATTTGACGAGGCAATTGACAATTTAGTTATTAATTTGCGCAAAAGTGATGAGCTAAGAGAGAAAATGGAAGTATTTAAACAACGAATTATTGATAGCGATGCCTTTACCGATTATACAGACGATATTTGGTCGGCTCTTAAAAAACAATTTAATGAAAATTTGACCTCTCGAGCCGCCGAGTTTGAAATCAAATTATCCGGATGGTTGCTTGATTATAGCCATGACTTGTATGAAAATACGCTACTCCAAAACCGTATTGACGATTGGGTTAGGGAAGAAATACACCACCTGTTGCGTACGAATCGCAATTGGATTGCGCAACATATAAGCCTTACCGTAAAAAACTGGGATAAACGCGAAGTAGCAGACAAATTAGAAATGGAAGTAGGCAAAGATTTACAGTTTATTCGTATTAATGGTACTTTAGTGGGTGGACTTGTAGGCTTGTTGATTTATATTATCTTTGAGCTTATACATTAG
- a CDS encoding deoxynucleoside kinase, with protein sequence MLHHHFITVEGNTGAGKTSLARLLANDFRASLVLETFADNPFLADFYANRERYAFTTETYFLLDRFEQLSSIIAQTDNFNKGLTITDYLLQKTLLYAKVNLKFSEYKLLERLFYSLLPNLPNADLVIYVHASIPRLLKNIKERGRDFEQIIDPEYLKKVEDVYFSYFNTNPQLTTLILHADPLDFVKNSKHYEQIKYWITQTYPVGVHHLHFDQ encoded by the coding sequence ATGCTACATCATCATTTCATAACAGTAGAAGGCAATACAGGTGCCGGAAAAACATCGCTGGCAAGGTTATTGGCAAATGATTTCAGGGCATCGTTAGTGCTTGAAACCTTTGCCGACAACCCATTTTTGGCCGATTTTTATGCCAACCGCGAACGTTATGCTTTTACTACCGAAACCTATTTTTTGTTAGATAGGTTTGAACAGCTATCAAGTATAATAGCGCAAACCGATAATTTTAACAAAGGGCTAACCATTACCGACTATTTGCTACAAAAAACATTGCTGTACGCTAAAGTAAACCTTAAATTTAGCGAGTATAAACTTTTAGAACGGCTTTTTTACAGCTTATTGCCTAATTTGCCTAATGCCGATTTAGTAATTTATGTCCATGCGTCTATACCGCGTTTGCTTAAAAATATTAAAGAAAGAGGGCGCGATTTTGAACAAATTATTGACCCCGAATATTTAAAGAAGGTTGAAGACGTTTATTTTTCGTACTTTAATACTAATCCACAACTAACTACCCTAATTTTACATGCCGACCCGCTCGATTTTGTCAAAAACTCTAAACATTACGAACAAATTAAATATTGGATTACGCAAACATATCCCGTTGGTGTGCATCATTTGCATTTTGACCAATAA
- the xth gene encoding exodeoxyribonuclease III produces the protein MRIISYNVNGVRAALQKGLTNWLATQNADVVLLQETKAQPEQIDTAAFEAIGLPHCYYHSAQKKGYSGVAILSKTKPNAIVVGCGMPQYDEEGRILRADFGDLSVISAYIPSGSSGEDRQAVKMQFLSDFLPWCENLRKERPKLIIGGDFNICHREIDIHDPKGNKKTSGFLPEERDWLSSFFNSGFTDTFRHFYPDLAHQYSWWSQRFNSRAKNKGWRIDYLTITTPLLNENLLGAGIEPDAVHSDHCPIWVNFK, from the coding sequence ATGCGTATAATATCTTACAATGTGAACGGGGTCAGAGCAGCCTTGCAAAAAGGGCTAACCAATTGGTTGGCAACCCAAAACGCCGACGTAGTGCTGCTGCAAGAAACAAAAGCCCAGCCCGAACAAATTGATACTGCTGCTTTTGAAGCAATTGGGTTGCCTCATTGTTATTACCACAGCGCTCAAAAAAAGGGTTATAGTGGGGTAGCAATATTAAGCAAAACTAAGCCCAATGCCATTGTTGTAGGGTGCGGTATGCCGCAATACGATGAGGAGGGCCGTATTTTGCGCGCCGATTTTGGCGATTTATCAGTAATTAGCGCGTATATCCCTTCGGGTAGCTCGGGCGAAGACAGGCAAGCAGTAAAAATGCAATTTCTATCCGATTTTTTGCCCTGGTGCGAGAACTTAAGAAAAGAACGCCCCAAACTAATTATTGGCGGCGATTTTAATATATGCCATCGCGAAATTGATATCCACGACCCTAAAGGAAATAAAAAAACATCCGGATTTTTGCCCGAAGAGCGCGACTGGCTAAGTTCATTTTTTAATTCCGGATTTACAGATACTTTCAGGCATTTTTATCCGGATTTAGCGCACCAATACTCGTGGTGGAGCCAACGTTTTAACTCGCGGGCAAAAAATAAAGGCTGGCGTATTGATTACTTAACTATAACAACTCCGCTTTTAAATGAAAACTTGCTGGGCGCAGGTATTGAGCCCGATGCCGTCCATAGCGACCATTGCCCAATTTGGGTCAATTTTAAATAG
- a CDS encoding COX15/CtaA family protein has translation MDILANRRLAQALLVVLIMVFIQVVIGGITRLTESGLSITRWEVVSGSLPPLSETAWQHAFEHYKTSPQYRNVNEGMSLQDFKYIYFWEWLHRFWGRWGFVALLGIMTWFWLKKQLNALQRNRFVILLLLYAAQGLLGWVMVQSGLVDVPRVSHYRLAAHLLLALFLFSYLLWWIADLLTPSGKKIINHKLAQNTNILIVFTVIQILYGAFMSGLRAATHYPTYPLMNGQIIPDGLFKLSPFFNNFTENITTIQFIHRSLALVVLVLVFWVWQAAAKNIMPNTTAKIAVKALPWLVILQVLLGVTTLLLSVNEVPVFWGVAHQAGGLILLSAILFIRFHVVKN, from the coding sequence ATGGATATTTTGGCAAACCGCAGGTTAGCACAAGCTTTATTGGTTGTGTTAATAATGGTGTTTATTCAGGTAGTTATCGGGGGCATTACCCGCCTTACCGAATCGGGGCTTTCAATTACCCGATGGGAGGTGGTTAGCGGCTCATTACCGCCACTCAGCGAAACGGCCTGGCAACATGCATTTGAACACTATAAAACATCGCCACAATACCGCAATGTAAACGAAGGTATGAGTTTACAAGACTTTAAATATATTTATTTTTGGGAGTGGCTGCACCGCTTTTGGGGACGATGGGGTTTTGTAGCTCTTTTGGGTATAATGACTTGGTTTTGGCTTAAAAAGCAACTTAATGCCCTACAAAGAAACCGCTTTGTTATTTTGTTGTTGTTATACGCGGCACAAGGCTTATTAGGCTGGGTAATGGTTCAAAGTGGTTTGGTTGATGTTCCGCGTGTTAGCCATTACCGTTTGGCAGCCCATTTACTACTGGCTTTGTTTTTGTTTTCGTATTTACTTTGGTGGATAGCCGATTTGCTTACCCCATCCGGAAAAAAAATTATAAACCACAAGTTAGCTCAAAATACAAATATTTTAATCGTTTTTACGGTTATCCAAATTTTGTACGGAGCTTTTATGTCGGGTTTGAGGGCAGCTACACATTACCCAACTTATCCGTTAATGAACGGCCAAATAATTCCGGATGGTTTGTTTAAACTTAGCCCTTTTTTTAACAATTTTACCGAAAATATTACCACAATTCAGTTTATACACCGCAGTTTAGCTTTGGTGGTACTTGTTTTAGTGTTTTGGGTTTGGCAAGCGGCAGCCAAAAATATAATGCCAAATACTACTGCCAAAATAGCCGTTAAAGCCTTGCCTTGGTTGGTTATTTTACAAGTATTGTTAGGGGTAACAACGCTGTTGCTTTCGGTTAACGAGGTACCCGTTTTTTGGGGTGTTGCCCACCAAGCGGGTGGTTTAATTTTGTTGAGTGCCATTTTGTTTATAAGATTTCATGTAGTAAAAAATTAA